In one window of Skermanella rosea DNA:
- a CDS encoding penicillin acylase family protein has protein sequence MESFTKRALAACSLLALMGTAAAAQTQGVASVAEKTYRVAGLTSPAEIIVDRWGVPHLYAENTYDVFFVQGFNAARDRLWQIDLWRKRGLGELARDFGPAYVEQDRMARQFLYRGDMYREWLAYGSDAKRIAQRYTDGVNAFVTLARQDADLLPLEFKLLGYQPSYWLPEDVVRIRSHGLTRNLDSEIERAAVACAADLKTDLMRRTLEVDAETTGWETKVPEGLDPCAIPPQVAQAYDLGTGGVTFTKEKLAGGQRAGRESGQVPEIEPTALGSNNWAIAPAKTTTGRAILANDPHRAHGAPSLRYITHLNAPGFSVIGAGEPSLPGISIGHNGKIAFGLTIFSIDQEDLYVYDLNPADRSQYSYQGRWEPMTTVADEIPVKGQSDRKVGLRYTRHGPVLHVDEANNKAYAVRAAWLEPGMAPYFGSIDYMRAENWDEFLAAMNRWGSPSENQVYADIDGNIGWKPGGLTPVRPNWDGLLPVPGDGRYEWAGYRDMDELPVEYNPQRNWVGSANQNNLPAGYPNAEKKIGFEWTDPSRFNRISEVLDADRKFGLEDSMALQADNTSIQGRRVTALLDGLQSSDPELAEALRLLTSWNGVLTADSAAGALYEVWFMKHLRPAVVRATVPKDAVELVDKGGVRSGEPAAIIAVLEQPDQRLGSDPAEARNALLLDTLKPAVSELKSKLGPDMQAWRWASLHHGYFQHPLAAVVGAEERRLLDVGPFPKGGSGFTPNATTYRTSDFRITAGGSFKMVLDVGNWDASRAVNTPGQSGDPNSPHYRDLASLWQQEQYFPLLYSREGVEGAAAERIRLMPSN, from the coding sequence ATGGAGAGTTTCACGAAGCGGGCACTGGCAGCCTGTTCGCTCCTGGCGCTGATGGGGACCGCCGCCGCGGCGCAGACGCAGGGCGTGGCATCGGTGGCGGAAAAGACCTACAGGGTCGCGGGCCTGACCTCTCCGGCCGAGATCATCGTCGACCGGTGGGGCGTTCCTCACCTTTACGCGGAAAACACTTACGACGTTTTCTTCGTGCAAGGCTTCAACGCGGCGCGCGACCGGCTCTGGCAGATCGACCTGTGGCGGAAGCGCGGCCTGGGCGAACTCGCCCGCGATTTCGGCCCGGCCTATGTCGAGCAGGACCGGATGGCCCGGCAGTTCCTGTACCGCGGCGACATGTACCGGGAGTGGCTGGCGTACGGGTCCGACGCGAAGCGGATCGCCCAGCGCTACACAGACGGGGTGAACGCCTTCGTCACCCTGGCCCGGCAGGACGCCGACCTGCTGCCCCTGGAGTTCAAGCTTCTGGGATACCAGCCGTCCTACTGGCTGCCGGAAGACGTGGTGCGCATCCGGAGCCACGGCCTGACCCGCAACCTCGACAGCGAGATCGAGCGCGCGGCCGTGGCCTGCGCCGCCGACCTCAAGACCGACCTGATGCGCCGCACCCTGGAGGTCGATGCCGAAACGACGGGATGGGAGACGAAGGTGCCGGAGGGGCTCGATCCCTGCGCGATTCCGCCCCAGGTCGCGCAGGCGTACGATCTCGGCACCGGCGGCGTCACCTTCACCAAGGAGAAGCTGGCGGGGGGCCAGCGGGCGGGCAGAGAGTCCGGGCAAGTGCCGGAGATCGAGCCGACGGCGCTCGGCAGCAACAACTGGGCGATCGCGCCGGCAAAGACCACCACCGGCAGGGCTATCCTGGCCAACGACCCCCACCGGGCGCACGGGGCGCCGTCGCTGCGCTACATCACCCACCTGAACGCGCCGGGCTTCAGCGTGATCGGCGCGGGCGAGCCGTCGCTTCCCGGCATCTCGATCGGCCATAACGGCAAGATCGCCTTCGGCCTGACGATCTTCTCGATCGACCAGGAAGACCTCTATGTCTACGACCTGAACCCGGCCGACCGGTCCCAGTACAGCTACCAGGGCCGCTGGGAGCCGATGACGACCGTGGCCGACGAGATCCCGGTGAAGGGCCAGTCCGACCGCAAGGTGGGTCTCCGCTACACCCGGCACGGGCCGGTGCTTCATGTGGACGAGGCGAACAACAAGGCCTACGCCGTGCGCGCGGCTTGGCTGGAACCGGGTATGGCGCCTTACTTCGGCAGCATCGACTATATGCGCGCCGAGAACTGGGACGAGTTCCTGGCCGCCATGAACCGCTGGGGCTCCCCGTCGGAGAACCAGGTCTATGCCGATATCGACGGCAATATCGGCTGGAAGCCGGGCGGGCTGACTCCCGTGCGGCCGAACTGGGACGGGCTGCTGCCGGTGCCGGGTGACGGCCGCTACGAATGGGCCGGCTACCGCGACATGGACGAACTGCCGGTCGAGTACAATCCGCAGCGGAACTGGGTCGGCAGCGCCAACCAGAACAACCTGCCGGCGGGCTATCCCAACGCCGAGAAGAAGATCGGCTTCGAATGGACCGACCCGTCCCGATTCAACCGGATCAGCGAGGTCCTGGACGCCGACCGCAAGTTCGGGCTGGAGGATTCCATGGCGCTCCAGGCCGACAACACCTCCATCCAGGGCCGGCGCGTCACCGCGCTGCTCGACGGGCTTCAAAGCTCCGATCCCGAGTTGGCGGAGGCGCTCCGGCTGCTGACCTCCTGGAACGGCGTGCTGACCGCCGACAGCGCCGCCGGCGCACTCTACGAGGTCTGGTTCATGAAGCACCTGCGGCCCGCCGTGGTCCGGGCGACGGTGCCGAAGGACGCCGTGGAACTGGTCGACAAGGGCGGCGTCCGGAGCGGCGAGCCGGCGGCGATCATCGCGGTGCTGGAACAACCGGACCAGCGCCTCGGCAGCGATCCGGCCGAGGCCAGGAACGCCCTGTTGCTGGACACCCTGAAGCCGGCGGTATCGGAGCTGAAGTCCAAGCTGGGGCCGGACATGCAGGCCTGGCGCTGGGCAAGCCTGCACCATGGATACTTCCAGCACCCCCTGGCCGCGGTGGTCGGGGCGGAGGAGAGGCGCCTGCTGGACGTCGGTCCGTTCCCCAAGGGGGGCAGCGGCTTCACGCCGAACGCCACGACCTATCGGACCAGCGATTTCCGCATCACCGCCGGCGGTTCTTTCAAGATGGTGCTGGATGTCGGCAATTGGGACGCGTCGCGCGCGGTGAACACGCCGGGCCAGTCCGGCGATCCGAACAGCCCCCATTACCGCGACCTCGCCTCCCTCTGGCAGCAGGAGCAGTATTTCCCGCTGCTCTACAGCCGCGAAGGGGTCGAGGGTGCGGCCGCGGAGCGGATCCGGCTGATGCCGTCCAACTGA
- a CDS encoding M20 aminoacylase family protein encodes MKIDDRIKEMHGELTEWRRDLHAHPELGFEEHRTSDFVAAKLEAFGLEVHRGIAKTGVVGVLRAGHGGNQAIGLRADMDALPITEANDLPYKSTAPGKMHACGHDGHTTMLLGAARYLAETKRFDGTAYFIFQPAEETAGGGRVMVEEGLMDRFPMAAVYGMHNWPGLPVGTIGAMVGPVMASMDTFEITVNGLGTHAAMPHLGKDPIVAGANLVSTLQTIASRTIAPTDAVVVSVTQFHAGDAFNVIPETVVIRGTVRTLNRDVQAGMEPALRRICEGMAHAHGIAMDLRYTYGYPVTVNTAAETEFARIVAAQVVGSDQVRADLAPSMGAEDFAFMLEHRPGCYVWVGNGPTDGNRLLHNPRYDFNDDILPIGVAYWGELVERALPARG; translated from the coding sequence ATGAAGATCGACGATCGCATCAAGGAGATGCACGGCGAACTGACCGAATGGCGGCGTGACCTTCACGCCCACCCGGAACTCGGATTCGAGGAGCACCGGACGAGCGACTTCGTCGCGGCCAAGCTCGAGGCGTTCGGCCTGGAGGTCCACCGGGGCATCGCGAAGACCGGCGTGGTCGGCGTGCTGCGGGCGGGGCACGGCGGCAACCAGGCGATCGGGCTTCGGGCCGACATGGACGCCCTGCCGATCACCGAGGCCAACGATCTGCCGTACAAGTCCACGGCGCCGGGCAAGATGCATGCCTGCGGCCATGACGGCCACACCACCATGCTGCTGGGCGCCGCCCGCTACCTGGCGGAGACGAAGCGCTTCGACGGCACCGCCTACTTCATCTTCCAGCCCGCCGAGGAGACCGCCGGCGGCGGCCGGGTGATGGTCGAGGAAGGGCTGATGGACCGGTTCCCGATGGCTGCGGTCTATGGCATGCACAACTGGCCGGGTCTGCCGGTCGGCACCATCGGCGCCATGGTCGGGCCTGTCATGGCGTCGATGGACACCTTCGAGATCACGGTGAACGGCCTGGGCACCCACGCCGCCATGCCGCACCTGGGCAAGGACCCGATCGTGGCCGGCGCCAACCTGGTCTCGACCCTCCAGACGATCGCCAGCCGGACGATCGCGCCGACCGACGCGGTGGTGGTCAGCGTGACCCAGTTCCATGCCGGGGACGCCTTCAACGTGATCCCCGAGACGGTGGTGATCCGCGGCACGGTCCGGACGCTCAATCGCGATGTCCAGGCGGGGATGGAGCCGGCGCTGCGCCGGATCTGCGAGGGGATGGCCCACGCCCACGGCATCGCCATGGACCTGCGGTACACCTATGGATATCCGGTGACGGTCAACACCGCCGCCGAGACCGAGTTCGCCCGGATCGTCGCGGCGCAGGTGGTCGGGTCCGACCAGGTGCGAGCCGATCTGGCGCCCAGCATGGGGGCCGAGGACTTCGCCTTCATGCTGGAGCATCGTCCGGGCTGCTATGTCTGGGTCGGGAACGGGCCGACCGACGGCAACCGGCTGCTCCATAACCCGCGCTACGACTTCAACGACGACATCCTGCCGATCGGCGTCGCCTATTGGGGCGAACTGGTCGAGCGCGCCCTTCCGGCGCGCGGCTGA
- a CDS encoding sodium:solute symporter family protein — translation MIALLAMGVYLVFAFLVGLLAGRGRSFWSVSEYTVADRGLGLVLMWFLMGGTVFSAFAFLGGPGWAYSKGAASFYILAYTCLGLLPWYLIGPKVARIGERKNFYTMGDFLGDRYRSRAIQVLVGIISVLAFIQYLTLQIKGMAYVFNVLTEDAIPIWLGALISYGIVIVYVATSGVRGAAWSDVLQGILMLVVAWVVGFALVYQFHDGIGAMFRGIAETRPGFLTIGGEGSAMSPMAYTTILLVSVVGFIMWPHLFTKSFTTTEKKIKQTVLVYPLFAIFLVPILFIGFSAVGIVDPSELSGPDTILPHLVTNELGASGLVYGLIGAGALAAAMSSADAITHGGSVSFGRDIIQPLKPDLSERAQIWIMRLSVVAIGTVAYYLSIFGAAGLVQLLVGAYGSIVQFAPAVYGALWWRRGTAPGVIAGLVGGIVVNYYFQLVQPATPLDINAGILGLMVNVVLFVGVSMVTQPDEAAAEDYVEA, via the coding sequence ATGATCGCTTTGCTGGCCATGGGCGTGTACCTGGTCTTCGCCTTCCTGGTCGGGCTGCTGGCCGGCCGCGGCCGATCCTTCTGGTCGGTGTCGGAATACACCGTCGCCGACCGGGGCCTCGGCCTCGTGCTGATGTGGTTCCTGATGGGCGGGACCGTGTTCAGCGCCTTCGCCTTCCTGGGCGGGCCGGGCTGGGCCTACTCCAAGGGGGCGGCGTCCTTCTACATCCTGGCCTACACCTGTCTCGGCCTGCTGCCCTGGTACCTGATCGGGCCGAAGGTGGCCCGTATCGGCGAGCGCAAGAACTTCTACACCATGGGGGATTTCCTGGGCGACCGGTACCGGTCGCGGGCCATCCAGGTGCTCGTGGGGATCATCTCCGTGCTCGCCTTCATCCAGTATCTCACATTGCAAATCAAGGGGATGGCGTATGTCTTCAATGTGCTGACTGAAGACGCGATCCCGATCTGGCTGGGTGCCCTGATCTCCTACGGCATCGTCATCGTCTATGTCGCGACCAGCGGCGTGCGGGGAGCCGCCTGGAGCGACGTGCTGCAGGGCATCCTGATGCTGGTGGTCGCCTGGGTGGTCGGGTTCGCCCTGGTCTATCAGTTCCACGACGGAATCGGCGCGATGTTCCGGGGGATCGCGGAGACACGGCCCGGCTTCCTGACGATCGGCGGCGAAGGGTCGGCGATGTCGCCCATGGCCTACACCACCATCCTGCTGGTCTCGGTGGTAGGATTCATCATGTGGCCGCACCTGTTCACCAAGTCCTTCACGACGACCGAGAAGAAGATCAAGCAGACGGTGCTGGTCTATCCGCTGTTCGCGATTTTCCTGGTGCCGATCCTGTTCATCGGCTTCTCCGCGGTCGGCATCGTCGATCCGTCCGAGCTGTCCGGCCCGGATACGATCCTGCCGCACCTTGTCACCAACGAGCTTGGGGCCAGCGGGCTGGTCTACGGCCTGATCGGAGCCGGGGCGCTGGCGGCGGCCATGTCGTCGGCGGACGCGATTACCCATGGCGGATCAGTGTCTTTCGGCCGGGACATCATCCAGCCTCTGAAGCCCGATCTGTCCGAGCGGGCGCAGATCTGGATCATGCGCCTGTCCGTCGTCGCGATCGGCACGGTGGCCTATTACCTGTCGATCTTCGGGGCCGCGGGGCTGGTTCAACTCCTGGTCGGCGCGTACGGGTCGATCGTCCAGTTCGCCCCAGCCGTCTACGGCGCCCTCTGGTGGCGGCGCGGAACGGCGCCGGGCGTGATCGCCGGCCTGGTCGGCGGCATCGTGGTCAACTACTATTTCCAGCTCGTCCAGCCCGCGACGCCGCTGGACATCAATGCCGGGATCCTGGGCCTGATGGTCAACGTCGTGCTGTTCGTCGGCGTCAGCATGGTGACGCAGCCGGACGAGGCCGCGGCCGAGGATTACGTCGAGGCCTGA